In Geminocystis sp. NIES-3708, a single window of DNA contains:
- the lnt gene encoding apolipoprotein N-acyltransferase — protein sequence MFINSQKISFKYLIYAFIGGLLMGFTVAPTNLWFLGWIALIPLWIALYQSTVTAVLAGLLWGFGYHGFALFWITGIHPMTWMGVSWFNSLIIAIFCWLFITFWGAILVTIWSYILNLIIRKNISKNKLLSPNLTTIFLGVIFWCLLEKIWSFTPLWWTSLSFTQSPYNLAILQLLKISGPTTVTALIVLINGLFAEDILFIKNNYKNSYKNKYSLITNGIILLTITHGMGYLHYQKPLNDQSENLIRIGIIQGNIPNEIKLYDSGFKTAMINYTKGYNYLAEKKVDLIITPETALPFFYNEIVDHSPIFKAINQEKIPLLLGAFDLKNESYTNTLFSINQQGKVISQYDKIKLVPLGEYIPLRKIFGNIINRLSPLDTHLIAGKKDQIFQTSFGQAIVGICYDSAFSDIFRHQALKGGKFIVTASNNAHYSDIMPFQHHSQDVMRSIEADRWTARATNTGYSAIIDPHGNTKWISNLNQFQTHVGEIYRRDRINLYIAKGDWLIILMIVIMNCYIFIVTFDK from the coding sequence ATGTTTATTAATTCACAAAAAATATCTTTTAAATACCTAATTTATGCCTTTATAGGAGGGCTATTAATGGGTTTTACTGTCGCTCCAACTAATTTATGGTTTTTAGGATGGATAGCTTTAATTCCTTTATGGATAGCCTTATATCAGTCAACTGTAACAGCAGTTTTAGCAGGATTATTATGGGGTTTTGGTTATCATGGTTTTGCTTTATTTTGGATTACTGGTATTCATCCGATGACGTGGATGGGGGTTTCTTGGTTTAATAGCTTAATTATCGCTATTTTTTGTTGGTTATTTATTACTTTTTGGGGAGCAATTTTAGTTACGATTTGGTCATATATTTTAAATTTAATTATTAGAAAAAATATATCTAAGAATAAATTATTAAGTCCTAATTTAACAACAATATTTTTAGGAGTAATATTCTGGTGTTTATTAGAAAAAATTTGGAGTTTTACACCTTTATGGTGGACTTCTTTATCTTTTACTCAAAGTCCTTATAATTTAGCTATTTTACAATTATTAAAAATTTCAGGACCAACTACTGTTACAGCATTAATTGTCTTAATTAATGGTTTATTTGCTGAAGATATTTTATTTATAAAAAATAATTATAAAAATTCCTATAAGAATAAATATTCCCTAATTACTAACGGCATAATTTTGTTAACTATTACTCATGGTATGGGTTATTTACATTATCAAAAACCTCTTAATGATCAATCTGAAAATTTAATTAGAATTGGTATTATTCAAGGTAATATTCCCAACGAAATAAAACTTTATGATTCAGGTTTTAAAACCGCCATGATTAACTATACCAAAGGTTATAATTACTTAGCTGAGAAAAAAGTAGATTTGATTATAACTCCCGAAACAGCCCTACCTTTTTTTTATAATGAAATTGTTGATCACAGTCCTATTTTTAAAGCAATAAATCAAGAAAAAATACCTTTACTATTAGGAGCATTTGATCTAAAAAATGAAAGTTATACTAATACTTTATTTAGCATTAATCAACAAGGAAAAGTTATTAGCCAATACGACAAAATTAAATTAGTTCCTTTAGGTGAATATATTCCTCTAAGAAAAATTTTCGGTAATATTATCAATCGACTTTCTCCCCTAGATACTCATTTAATTGCTGGAAAAAAAGATCAAATTTTCCAAACTTCTTTTGGACAAGCTATTGTTGGTATTTGCTATGATTCGGCTTTTTCAGACATTTTTCGTCATCAAGCCTTAAAAGGAGGCAAATTTATTGTCACAGCCTCTAATAATGCTCACTATAGTGATATTATGCCTTTTCAACATCATAGTCAAGATGTTATGCGATCGATTGAAGCAGATAGATGGACTGCAAGAGCAACAAATACAGGATATTCAGCCATCATTGACCCTCATGGTAATACAAAATGGATTTCTAATCTTAATCAATTCCAGACTCATGTAGGTGAAATTTATCGCCGTGATAGGATTAATTTATATATAGCAAAGGGAGATTGGTTAATCATACTAATGATTGTTATAATGAACTGCTATATTTTTATTGTAACATTTGATAAATAA
- a CDS encoding iron uptake porin, with protein sequence MFKLVKNYAIATPAILALSVVSNGIITNSASANEVNPDTTLQQITEYNDTQPMSQVTSVSQLRDVSPTDWAFEALRSLVERYGCIVGYPDRTFRGNRALSRYEFAAGLNACMQQMERLIAASEAVLKEDIEKLKRLMAEFETELAALGARVDNLEGRVAFLEDHQFSTTTKLKGEVIMDFVAQTGPDFKLTDVYSTRNSAVTVNSSGRITNRGDAERSARDSDEQATVSNRVRLTLDTSFTGKDLLRTRLAAANIPNLGAAYGTDMARLNFEQNTENDVIIDRAYYRTPLGKNATFWVGTALPPQDIYDTVSPYTSSDATGALARVNRYNPFIYRQPGDTGIGFKYKFNNQFDITASYLAGGSSGDAANPASGGGLFDGTYSTGVQLGFRPTKNLNIAAAYMHSYFNGDRAGVGVPSRANLTGSTGSDYTSAVSRGISSLDPNGGGFRGSRDPFSGAATTSDNVGLQASWKVAEKVNLAGWVGWAFAQGQSHDSTGANRKGDGADLFTWNANVSFLDLGKEGSVLTVAGGQVPRAGSVDGTVGRDRGQSWIVEGQYLYPVTDNISITPGVYAVFDPNNTDSGQNTIVVGLLRTVFKF encoded by the coding sequence ATGTTTAAATTAGTCAAGAATTACGCCATCGCAACTCCTGCGATTTTGGCTCTAAGTGTTGTGTCCAATGGTATTATTACAAACTCCGCTAGTGCGAATGAAGTAAATCCTGATACAACATTACAACAGATTACAGAATATAACGATACTCAACCAATGAGTCAAGTTACTTCTGTTTCCCAATTAAGAGATGTTTCTCCTACTGATTGGGCTTTTGAAGCATTAAGAAGCTTAGTTGAGCGTTATGGTTGTATCGTTGGTTATCCTGATCGTACCTTCAGAGGAAACCGTGCATTAAGTCGTTACGAATTCGCCGCCGGTTTAAACGCTTGTATGCAACAAATGGAGCGTTTAATCGCCGCTAGTGAAGCCGTGTTAAAAGAAGATATTGAGAAATTAAAACGCTTAATGGCTGAATTTGAAACTGAATTAGCCGCATTAGGTGCAAGAGTAGATAATTTAGAAGGTAGAGTTGCTTTCTTAGAAGATCATCAATTCTCCACTACTACCAAGTTAAAAGGGGAAGTCATAATGGACTTCGTAGCCCAAACTGGTCCTGATTTCAAATTAACTGATGTTTATAGCACCAGAAATTCAGCCGTTACCGTTAACAGTAGCGGTCGTATAACCAACAGAGGAGATGCTGAACGTAGTGCAAGAGATTCTGATGAACAAGCTACCGTTAGTAATCGTGTTCGTTTAACTTTAGATACGAGCTTCACTGGTAAAGACTTATTAAGAACTCGTTTGGCGGCAGCGAATATTCCTAATTTGGGTGCTGCCTACGGTACAGATATGGCTCGTCTTAACTTTGAGCAAAATACAGAAAATGATGTTATCATAGACCGTGCTTATTATAGAACCCCTCTAGGTAAAAATGCAACTTTCTGGGTCGGTACAGCTTTGCCACCTCAAGATATTTACGACACCGTAAGTCCTTATACTTCCAGTGATGCTACTGGTGCATTAGCTCGTGTTAACCGTTATAACCCCTTTATTTATCGTCAACCCGGTGATACGGGTATTGGTTTTAAATACAAATTTAATAATCAGTTCGATATTACCGCTTCTTATTTAGCTGGTGGTAGTTCAGGAGATGCTGCTAATCCGGCTAGTGGTGGAGGTCTCTTTGATGGAACTTATAGTACTGGTGTTCAGTTAGGCTTTCGTCCTACCAAAAACTTGAACATAGCGGCGGCTTATATGCACTCTTATTTCAATGGAGACAGAGCCGGAGTAGGTGTACCTAGTCGAGCTAACTTAACTGGCAGTACAGGTAGTGATTATACCAGTGCAGTTTCCAGAGGTATATCTTCATTGGATCCTAATGGTGGTGGTTTCCGTGGTTCAAGAGATCCTTTCAGTGGTGCGGCTACGACTTCCGATAACGTCGGTTTACAAGCCAGTTGGAAAGTGGCAGAGAAAGTAAACCTTGCTGGTTGGGTAGGCTGGGCTTTTGCTCAAGGTCAATCTCATGATAGTACTGGTGCTAATCGTAAAGGTGATGGTGCGGACTTATTCACATGGAATGCGAACGTTTCTTTCCTTGATTTGGGTAAAGAAGGTTCTGTGTTAACTGTTGCTGGTGGTCAAGTTCCCCGTGCTGGTAGTGTAGATGGTACTGTTGGTCGTGATCGTGGACAATCTTGGATTGTGGAAGGTCAATATTTATACCCTGTCACCGATAATATTTCTATTACTCCGGGTGTTTATGCAGTATTCGATCCTAACAATACCGATAGTGGACAAAACACCATCGTAGTTGGTCTTCTCCGTACTGTCTTCAAATTCTAA
- a CDS encoding DUF3155 domain-containing protein: MARKRKRKSRRRLEGRKILELVPHYYIESGEDKPVTAARKHIRANGITPPALLVVKRNEHTTDRYFWAEKGLFGAQYVEENHFLFPSLRVIKPQVKVTTPALLTVH; this comes from the coding sequence TTGGCTAGAAAAAGAAAACGTAAAAGTCGCCGCCGCCTTGAAGGACGTAAAATTCTTGAACTTGTGCCTCATTACTATATCGAAAGTGGAGAAGATAAGCCAGTTACAGCCGCTCGTAAACATATTCGAGCCAATGGTATTACTCCACCAGCATTATTAGTAGTTAAAAGAAATGAACATACTACTGATCGATATTTTTGGGCAGAAAAAGGATTATTTGGTGCTCAGTACGTTGAAGAAAATCATTTTCTTTTCCCTAGTTTAAGAGTAATAAAACCTCAAGTAAAAGTAACGACTCCTGCTTTACTAACAGTTCATTAA